A stretch of the Tannerella serpentiformis genome encodes the following:
- a CDS encoding lactate utilization protein B yields MSAHAKAAKAFLANKENAVWHDQTLYMVRHKRDLLSHAIPEWEDLRHTARDIKLYSNSHLPELIEQFEKNATANGCHVHFAKDDEEYRHIIEGILSDHGVKKLVKSKSMLSEECKLNPYLIEKGYDVIESDLGERILQLMHLHPSHIVMPAIHIKRQAVGELFEEKLGSEKGNSDPTYLTHQARRALRQDFLNSGAGMTGGNFAIAATGEVVVCTNEGNADMGMSCQKVNITAFGIDKIIPDLRSLGVFTRLLARSATGQPITTYTSHFGRPHQGGEQHFIIVDNGRSKILGMPEHRKVMNCIRCGACMNTCPVYRRSGGYSYSYFIPGPIGINLGMLNDPQKHSGNVSACSLCLSCSFVCPAMVDLGEQIYIWRQKLDGFGKADPKKKVMCQGIKYLMDRPKLFHSALKMAPMVNSMPRFMLYNGLNDWGKERELPKFAKQSFEAWWKKNQKEKNAK; encoded by the coding sequence ATGAGCGCACATGCCAAGGCTGCAAAAGCCTTCTTAGCCAATAAAGAGAATGCCGTTTGGCACGACCAAACGCTTTACATGGTTCGCCACAAACGCGACCTCCTCTCGCACGCCATCCCCGAATGGGAAGACCTGCGCCACACCGCCCGCGACATCAAGCTCTACAGCAATTCGCACCTGCCTGAGCTCATCGAGCAGTTCGAAAAAAACGCCACAGCGAACGGTTGCCACGTGCACTTTGCCAAAGACGACGAGGAGTATCGTCACATCATCGAAGGTATCCTCAGCGATCACGGCGTGAAGAAGCTGGTCAAGAGTAAATCCATGCTCTCCGAAGAGTGTAAACTCAATCCTTACCTCATTGAGAAGGGTTACGACGTGATCGAAAGTGACCTCGGCGAACGCATCCTGCAATTAATGCACCTCCACCCCAGCCACATCGTTATGCCCGCCATCCATATTAAGCGCCAAGCTGTGGGTGAGCTTTTCGAGGAGAAGTTGGGTAGCGAAAAGGGCAATTCCGACCCGACGTATCTCACCCACCAGGCTCGTCGTGCCCTGCGTCAAGACTTCCTTAATTCAGGGGCCGGCATGACGGGTGGCAACTTCGCTATTGCCGCTACCGGTGAGGTCGTAGTTTGCACCAATGAGGGTAACGCCGATATGGGTATGTCGTGCCAGAAGGTGAACATTACGGCCTTCGGTATCGATAAGATCATTCCCGACTTGCGCTCGCTGGGCGTCTTTACGCGTCTATTGGCCCGTTCGGCTACCGGCCAACCGATCACAACCTATACGTCACACTTCGGTCGTCCGCACCAAGGTGGCGAGCAGCATTTTATCATCGTAGACAACGGGCGCAGCAAAATCCTCGGTATGCCTGAGCATCGTAAGGTGATGAACTGCATCCGCTGTGGTGCCTGCATGAATACCTGCCCCGTCTATCGTCGCAGTGGTGGCTACTCCTATTCTTACTTCATCCCCGGTCCGATCGGCATCAACCTCGGTATGCTCAACGATCCGCAGAAGCACAGTGGCAACGTCTCGGCGTGCTCACTCTGTCTTTCCTGCTCGTTCGTCTGCCCCGCTATGGTCGACCTCGGTGAGCAGATCTATATCTGGCGCCAGAAGCTGGACGGCTTCGGCAAGGCAGATCCGAAGAAGAAAGTGATGTGTCAAGGCATCAAGTACCTCATGGATCGCCCAAAGCTGTTCCACTCTGCACTTAAGATGGCACCGATGGTCAACTCCATGCCGCGCTTTATGCTCTACAATGGGCTGAACGATTGGGGTAAAGAGCGCGAGCTGCCCAAGTTTGCCAAGCAATCATTTGAGGCTTGGTGGAAGAAGAATCAAAAGGAGAAGAACGCTAAATAA
- a CDS encoding DUF6261 family protein, with product MKKEFKALPKIVRISGNGSHFSAPRHAKFHRRIYDIIKAVDKTKLKFPAGLLEEYDARSDAEVEANKQSTMSANTALMLEKDEKRDQLLIYIFGKVRNELRSPVDATSAAAHRIWAALGTYKDIRTESFDEETLHIDGMLKDIVPIAADITTLGLTSEFASLKTLNDEYESLSAQREHTTAVTKGPSSKEIRPLTDAAYEVICQYIQSAYLNATSDEDRTMLEELVAEMNRTVVKFRTSQREEAAQKRVAKQPKDPKPKDPKQPKDPKQPKDPKDPKPDKPKPDDKPDIKLPEEGPKKPDPKKPEEGGGPDIHLPEE from the coding sequence ATGAAAAAGGAATTTAAGGCTTTGCCTAAGATCGTTAGAATCAGCGGAAATGGATCGCACTTCAGTGCCCCCCGCCACGCTAAGTTTCACCGCCGGATATACGACATCATCAAGGCTGTGGACAAAACGAAACTCAAGTTCCCCGCAGGATTGCTGGAGGAGTATGACGCTCGCTCGGACGCCGAGGTGGAGGCCAACAAGCAGTCCACCATGTCGGCCAACACGGCCCTGATGCTGGAGAAAGACGAAAAGCGTGACCAGCTTTTGATCTACATCTTCGGCAAGGTGCGCAACGAGCTGCGCTCGCCCGTCGATGCGACCTCCGCGGCAGCCCACCGCATTTGGGCGGCCCTCGGTACGTATAAAGACATACGCACGGAGTCGTTCGACGAGGAGACGCTGCATATTGATGGCATGCTGAAGGACATCGTGCCCATCGCGGCCGACATCACCACCCTCGGACTCACCTCAGAGTTCGCCAGCCTCAAGACGCTGAACGACGAGTATGAATCCCTCAGCGCGCAACGTGAACACACGACGGCCGTCACCAAAGGCCCGAGCTCCAAGGAGATCCGACCGCTGACGGACGCTGCCTATGAGGTGATCTGCCAGTACATCCAGTCGGCCTACCTCAACGCCACCAGCGACGAGGATCGGACGATGCTCGAGGAGTTGGTCGCAGAGATGAACCGTACCGTGGTCAAGTTCCGCACCTCGCAGCGCGAAGAAGCCGCTCAGAAGCGTGTCGCCAAGCAGCCCAAGGATCCGAAGCCGAAAGACCCGAAGCAACCCAAGGATCCCAAGCAGCCGAAGGACCCCAAGGATCCGAAACCCGACAAGCCGAAGCCCGACGATAAGCCGGACATCAAGCTCCCGGAGGAGGGCCCCAAAAAGCCCGATCCCAAGAAGCCCGAAGAGGGCGGCGGGCCGGACATCCACCTGCCGGAGGAATAG
- a CDS encoding M28 family peptidase, with product MKLMTKWIIPATVGLLLATACGRKVEPATQGEAAAPTGATATAPDFDADSALAYVARQVDFGPRVPGTEAHRACATYLADELRRHGATVTVQEAEVTTYDGRRLTAKNIIGALAPDRTRRILLCAHWDSRPFADRDPDAGRQRTPIDGADDGASGVGVLLEIARQLNVSGLPADVGIDIVFFDAEDGGTPAFDPASNDPQSETTWCLGSQHWARYPHTAGYTAEYGILLDMVGSRDAVFYREQTSDRYAAAYVDRVWSAARDLGFGRYFVNAPGGNLVDDHVYVIRGLRIPCLDIVNYAPDRSTGFGAYWHTGNDTMDNIDRATLRAVGQTVLYVIKGS from the coding sequence TTGAAATTGATGACTAAATGGATCATCCCCGCGACCGTCGGCCTACTCCTGGCCACCGCTTGCGGACGAAAGGTCGAGCCGGCGACGCAGGGCGAAGCGGCGGCTCCCACCGGGGCGACGGCTACGGCGCCCGACTTCGACGCCGACAGTGCTCTGGCTTACGTAGCCCGACAGGTGGACTTTGGGCCACGCGTGCCTGGCACGGAGGCGCATCGTGCCTGCGCCACCTATCTGGCCGACGAGCTGCGGCGCCACGGCGCTACCGTCACCGTGCAGGAGGCGGAGGTCACCACCTACGACGGCCGTCGCCTCACGGCCAAGAACATCATCGGCGCACTGGCCCCCGATCGCACACGGCGCATCCTGCTTTGCGCGCACTGGGACTCGCGCCCCTTCGCCGACCGTGACCCGGACGCGGGTCGCCAGCGCACACCCATCGACGGGGCCGACGACGGGGCCAGCGGCGTGGGCGTCTTACTGGAGATCGCTCGCCAGCTCAACGTCTCGGGACTACCTGCGGACGTGGGCATAGACATCGTCTTCTTCGACGCCGAGGATGGCGGTACACCGGCCTTCGATCCCGCCTCGAACGACCCGCAGAGTGAGACCACCTGGTGCCTCGGCTCGCAACATTGGGCGCGCTACCCGCACACGGCGGGCTATACGGCCGAATACGGCATCCTGCTCGACATGGTCGGCTCGCGCGACGCCGTCTTCTACCGCGAGCAGACCTCCGACCGCTACGCCGCAGCCTACGTCGACCGCGTCTGGTCGGCCGCCCGCGACCTCGGCTTCGGACGCTACTTCGTCAACGCCCCCGGTGGCAACCTGGTCGACGACCACGTCTACGTCATCCGCGGCCTGCGCATCCCCTGCCTCGACATCGTCAACTACGCCCCCGACCGCTCCACAGGCTTCGGCGCATATTGGCACACGGGCAACGACACGATGGACAACATCGACCGCGCCACACTCCGCGCCGTCGGCCAAACCGTCCTCTACGTCATCAAAGGATCGTAG
- a CDS encoding HEPN domain-containing protein, translating to MKTKAIHNIKAAEALIDKAEEGYYTASIHHVYYAVFQYMKYELAHTDMEPLSYEEQTVKAKEYRMGSHDFIIKEIRRRIGRLANLDTAKDFARDVRELKGDRIDADYRSRQFTLEESLACKRLAEELITKLKTYFGDL from the coding sequence ATGAAGACGAAAGCCATCCATAACATAAAAGCCGCCGAGGCGCTGATCGACAAAGCGGAAGAAGGCTATTACACGGCCAGCATACACCATGTCTATTACGCCGTGTTCCAATACATGAAGTACGAGCTGGCGCACACCGACATGGAGCCGCTCTCCTACGAGGAGCAGACGGTGAAAGCGAAGGAGTACCGGATGGGGTCGCACGACTTTATTATCAAGGAGATCAGGCGGCGAATCGGCCGTTTGGCCAATCTGGATACGGCGAAAGATTTTGCTCGCGATGTGCGTGAATTGAAGGGCGACCGGATCGATGCCGATTACCGCTCGCGGCAGTTCACACTGGAAGAGAGCCTGGCCTGCAAACGCCTGGCGGAGGAATTGATTACTAAACTCAAAACGTATTTTGGTGACCTATGA
- a CDS encoding alginate export family protein — MKKFILTLGILLGLYSTTTAQTEEPEQKPFRITFSERARMTSVGEAATLDHNAPVTTFTRWRTYLGAYYNPSKHFEFRAELGNEARIYLTPPTAKTAFNEIFFNQLYVDWKDIADLPIDLRVGRQNIMFDEGFVMVDGNPLVGSRSDYFNAAKATFRFNENNNLSAVFVYNPHRDKLLPVFNEGDHYQPLEEQTNNGAALYYKGHLNPVDLSAYYFYKNYFKNATAPDAETHVVGARANVALPGNDFHFISEFAYQFGKVGNNDRRSWGGYSRLEYNIGRYLYVLDQLSIGGIYLSGDDPSTPTVEGFDPMWNRWTPWGESYVYTLGAETGKISYWSNIGSINAGFKATLAPNVHLNANYMHLMAMQLHPGSAFTSGGGKTRGDLYYARISYQINPHWSGHLHFEHFNPGNYYFKGADNFNWVRFELMYKL; from the coding sequence ATGAAGAAGTTTATCCTTACCCTGGGTATCCTGCTGGGTCTGTACAGTACGACCACAGCACAAACGGAAGAGCCGGAGCAGAAGCCCTTCCGCATCACTTTCTCCGAACGCGCACGAATGACCTCCGTCGGTGAAGCCGCCACGCTGGATCACAATGCGCCCGTAACCACCTTCACCCGGTGGCGCACCTATCTCGGCGCCTACTACAACCCCAGCAAACACTTCGAGTTTAGAGCCGAGCTGGGCAATGAGGCCCGTATCTACCTCACCCCCCCGACAGCTAAGACGGCCTTCAACGAGATCTTCTTTAATCAACTCTATGTGGATTGGAAAGACATCGCCGACCTGCCGATCGACCTCCGCGTGGGACGACAGAATATCATGTTTGACGAAGGCTTTGTCATGGTAGACGGTAACCCCCTCGTAGGCTCCCGGTCAGACTATTTCAACGCCGCTAAGGCCACCTTCCGCTTCAACGAGAACAACAACCTCTCCGCCGTCTTCGTCTACAACCCCCATCGCGACAAGCTCCTGCCCGTCTTCAACGAGGGCGACCACTATCAGCCCCTCGAGGAGCAAACCAACAACGGTGCCGCCCTTTACTACAAGGGACACCTGAACCCCGTAGACCTCTCGGCCTACTATTTCTACAAGAATTACTTCAAGAACGCTACCGCCCCCGATGCCGAGACGCACGTCGTAGGTGCTCGCGCCAATGTGGCTTTACCGGGCAACGACTTCCACTTCATCAGTGAGTTCGCCTATCAGTTCGGTAAGGTGGGCAACAACGATCGGCGCTCCTGGGGCGGCTACTCCCGGTTGGAGTACAACATCGGGCGCTATCTCTACGTCCTCGATCAGCTCTCCATCGGCGGCATCTATCTCAGTGGCGACGACCCCTCGACTCCCACCGTCGAAGGCTTCGACCCGATGTGGAACCGCTGGACACCCTGGGGCGAAAGCTACGTCTACACCCTGGGCGCAGAGACGGGCAAGATCAGCTACTGGTCTAACATCGGCTCCATCAACGCCGGATTCAAGGCCACCCTCGCCCCCAACGTGCACCTTAATGCCAACTACATGCACCTCATGGCCATGCAGCTGCACCCCGGATCCGCCTTCACCTCTGGCGGAGGCAAGACGCGCGGCGACCTCTACTACGCCCGCATCTCCTACCAGATCAATCCGCACTGGTCGGGCCACCTGCACTTTGAGCACTTTAACCCCGGCAACTACTATTTCAAGGGTGCCGACAACTTCAACTGGGTGCGCTTCGAGCTGATGTATAAACTGTAA
- a CDS encoding LutC/YkgG family protein: MSSKEFILNSLRDNIKEHFPRPEIKIPHTVYPDKIKQFIEISAGVGGSAEELGKGESVDDAIRRLFPEAKRIACNFPEVTCATYNPDTIETPSELNGTDLVVCHGIFGVCENAAVYYEQEYLQRAIYFISEALVFLLPKDQLVDTMHDAYARVPEAHPGEFRGFMSGPSKTADIEQSLVKGAHGPKRVVVLLV; the protein is encoded by the coding sequence ATGAGCAGCAAAGAATTTATATTGAACAGCCTGAGGGATAACATCAAGGAGCACTTTCCCCGCCCTGAAATCAAGATCCCTCACACCGTCTATCCGGATAAGATCAAGCAGTTTATAGAGATCTCCGCCGGAGTAGGCGGCAGTGCCGAAGAGTTGGGCAAGGGTGAAAGTGTGGACGACGCTATCCGTCGCCTCTTCCCCGAAGCCAAACGCATCGCCTGCAATTTTCCCGAGGTGACTTGTGCCACCTATAACCCGGACACGATCGAGACACCATCCGAATTGAACGGCACGGATCTCGTTGTCTGTCACGGCATCTTTGGCGTATGCGAGAACGCCGCCGTCTACTACGAGCAGGAATACCTGCAGCGCGCCATCTACTTTATCTCCGAGGCGCTTGTCTTCCTCCTCCCCAAGGATCAGTTGGTAGACACCATGCACGATGCTTATGCCCGCGTACCAGAGGCTCATCCGGGCGAGTTTCGCGGCTTCATGTCCGGCCCGTCAAAGACAGCGGACATCGAGCAGTCGCTCGTCAAAGGTGCGCATGGCCCGAAGCGAGTAGTCGTCTTGCTTGTGTAA
- a CDS encoding biotin/lipoyl-containing protein: MTQKLLIRDLTLRDGQQSSFATRMNQSQVDRVLPYYKDANFYAMEVWGGAVPDSVMRYLGENPWDRLEKIKASVGDVSKLTALSRGRNLYGYAPYPDEIIDGFFRNAVKSGLDIMRIFDALNDVNNVKSSVKSIKKYGGMADCAVCYTVDPKYDDDREPVFTDAYFLNKAQEMLALGADMITIKDMSGLIPPSRVAKLIPLFKKHLNVPVDFHTHCTPGFGLASVLTAIMCGADIVDTNIWYFAGGTGAPAIELIYIFCKKLGVELDVNMEAVAKISKELKEIRKELEAYDASKLFPNPFNPLTDTLPAEIDALFDKAIEAVRKEDEAALLDACHTIEAYFNFPKPNELVKNAEIPGGMYSNMVAQLKQFNAMDLLEDSMKLIPSVRLDAGLPPLVTPTSQIVGAQAVSCALSLKKGLDKYANTSSQFVNLVKGEYGKTPVPVDPKFREQITGSPVETPYDTTTHKTPDNPVLEEFGGVRLAKDEKDMLLLELFPNVATGFLRKKREAEYNETQKASGACACGGKETAQEEATAAVDDSVKGRMVECPMPGNVIEVNVKVGAKVKKGDTLLILESMKMENDITADFSGTVRRILVKAGDSVQVGAPMVEIVDEAAAAASPAPKAADAGKGRMVECPMPGSVIEVTVKEGSKVNKGDKLLVLESMKMENDITADFAGTVRRILVKAGDSVQVGAPMVEIVE; the protein is encoded by the coding sequence ATGACACAGAAACTTTTGATCAGAGATCTCACATTGAGAGACGGACAGCAGTCTTCGTTTGCAACGCGTATGAATCAATCGCAGGTTGATCGTGTTTTACCCTATTACAAGGACGCCAACTTCTACGCAATGGAAGTATGGGGCGGCGCTGTGCCCGACTCCGTGATGCGCTACCTTGGCGAGAACCCTTGGGACAGACTGGAGAAAATCAAGGCCTCTGTAGGCGATGTCTCCAAGCTAACCGCCCTCTCCCGTGGCCGTAACCTCTATGGTTATGCTCCGTATCCCGACGAGATCATCGACGGTTTCTTCCGTAACGCCGTAAAATCCGGCCTGGACATCATGCGCATCTTCGATGCCCTGAACGACGTGAACAACGTGAAGTCGAGCGTGAAGAGCATTAAGAAGTATGGCGGTATGGCCGACTGCGCCGTATGCTACACCGTGGATCCGAAGTATGATGACGATCGCGAGCCGGTCTTCACCGACGCTTATTTCCTGAACAAGGCACAGGAAATGTTGGCACTGGGTGCTGACATGATCACCATCAAGGACATGAGCGGACTCATCCCGCCCTCACGCGTAGCCAAGCTGATACCGCTCTTCAAGAAGCACCTCAATGTGCCCGTGGACTTCCATACGCACTGTACGCCGGGCTTCGGTCTGGCTTCCGTCCTGACGGCTATCATGTGCGGTGCCGACATCGTGGACACGAACATCTGGTACTTCGCCGGTGGTACGGGTGCTCCCGCTATTGAGTTGATCTACATCTTCTGCAAGAAACTCGGTGTGGAGCTCGACGTGAACATGGAGGCCGTGGCCAAGATCAGCAAGGAGCTGAAAGAGATCCGCAAGGAGCTCGAGGCTTACGACGCATCGAAGCTGTTCCCGAATCCGTTCAACCCGCTGACCGACACGCTGCCGGCTGAGATCGATGCCCTGTTCGACAAGGCAATCGAGGCTGTCCGCAAGGAAGACGAAGCCGCGCTGCTGGATGCTTGCCACACCATCGAGGCTTACTTCAACTTCCCGAAGCCGAACGAGCTGGTGAAGAATGCTGAGATCCCCGGCGGTATGTACAGCAACATGGTGGCTCAGTTGAAGCAATTCAACGCGATGGATCTGCTCGAAGATTCGATGAAGCTCATCCCGAGCGTACGCCTCGACGCCGGTCTGCCACCGCTCGTAACACCGACCAGCCAGATCGTAGGTGCACAGGCCGTGTCTTGCGCGCTGAGCTTGAAGAAAGGGCTGGATAAGTACGCCAACACCTCGAGCCAGTTCGTGAACTTGGTGAAGGGTGAATATGGTAAGACGCCGGTTCCGGTTGATCCTAAGTTCCGCGAGCAGATCACAGGTTCGCCTGTTGAGACACCGTACGACACGACCACCCACAAGACACCGGATAACCCCGTGCTTGAGGAATTTGGCGGTGTACGTTTGGCCAAGGACGAGAAGGACATGCTGCTGCTGGAGCTCTTCCCGAACGTAGCCACTGGCTTCCTGCGCAAGAAACGCGAAGCCGAGTACAACGAGACGCAGAAGGCTTCTGGCGCTTGCGCTTGCGGCGGTAAGGAAACGGCGCAGGAAGAGGCTACGGCCGCAGTGGACGACTCCGTGAAGGGCCGCATGGTAGAATGCCCCATGCCGGGTAATGTCATCGAGGTGAACGTGAAAGTGGGCGCCAAGGTGAAGAAGGGCGATACGCTGCTGATCCTCGAATCCATGAAGATGGAGAACGACATCACGGCCGACTTCTCCGGTACGGTTCGTCGCATCCTCGTGAAGGCAGGCGACTCTGTTCAGGTGGGTGCACCGATGGTTGAGATCGTAGACGAGGCAGCCGCCGCAGCATCTCCCGCGCCCAAGGCCGCTGACGCCGGCAAGGGCCGCATGGTAGAATGCCCCATGCCTGGTAGTGTCATCGAGGTGACGGTCAAGGAGGGCTCGAAGGTGAACAAGGGCGACAAGCTGCTGGTGCTCGAATCCATGAAGATGGAGAACGACATCACGGCCGACTTTGCCGGCACCGTTCGCCGCATCCTCGTCAAGGCAGGTGACTCCGTTCAGGTGGGTGCGCCGATGGTTGAGATCGTGGAATAG
- a CDS encoding (Fe-S)-binding protein, with translation MKIGLFIPCYINAVYPHVGIACYKLLVSLGMDVDYPVGQTCCGQPMANGGFETGSVYLAERFEDLFKKYDYIVGPSASCVAFVKENHPRLLAEAKKGECTAAKHIYDITEFLHDVIKPEKFPSKFPHKVSIHNSCHGVRELGLSSPSELTVPYFNKIRSLLERVPGITVVEPKRVDECCGFGGLFAVEESEVSACMGRDKVKDHMSTGAEYITGADSSCLMHMNGVIEREHYPIQTIHYLEILSAQL, from the coding sequence ATGAAAATCGGATTATTTATTCCGTGCTATATCAATGCGGTCTATCCGCACGTAGGTATAGCCTGTTACAAGTTGCTCGTCAGCTTAGGAATGGATGTCGACTATCCCGTGGGACAGACCTGCTGCGGCCAGCCAATGGCCAATGGCGGCTTTGAAACCGGGTCTGTCTATCTGGCCGAACGCTTCGAGGATCTATTCAAAAAGTACGACTACATCGTCGGCCCCTCAGCCAGCTGTGTAGCCTTCGTCAAAGAGAATCACCCGCGTCTTCTGGCCGAAGCCAAGAAGGGCGAGTGCACCGCAGCGAAACACATCTACGACATCACCGAGTTCCTGCACGACGTGATCAAGCCCGAGAAGTTTCCCTCCAAATTCCCTCACAAGGTCAGCATTCACAACAGCTGCCACGGTGTGCGCGAGTTAGGCCTCTCTTCTCCCTCTGAGCTGACAGTGCCCTACTTCAACAAGATCCGCTCGCTGCTTGAGCGTGTACCCGGTATCACGGTCGTAGAGCCTAAGCGCGTCGACGAATGCTGCGGTTTCGGCGGCTTATTCGCCGTTGAGGAGTCTGAAGTATCCGCCTGCATGGGCCGTGACAAAGTGAAGGATCACATGTCCACCGGAGCCGAATACATTACCGGAGCCGACAGCTCCTGCTTGATGCATATGAATGGCGTCATCGAACGCGAACATTACCCCATCCAAACCATTCACTACCTCGAAATCCTATCTGCACAGTTATGA
- a CDS encoding L-lactate permease, translated as MNVFLSILPILLLFVLMLGIKMAGHKSAFITLVATLLVAVFAAPALGFAPEGYTQFGVFWAFIEGLLKATFPILIIILMAIYSYNTLLESGEIEVIKKQFTSLTNDRGIIVLLLVWGFGGLLEGMAGFGTAVAIPAAILIGLGFKPGFSALVSLIANSVPTGFGAVGVPVITLANEVAPSGAATPDAICDIASKVVIQLSPLMLIIPFIILTLTDSSPKKIVKHILLSLWIGGISLVVQYLCARYLGAETPAILGSVAAILAIILYARLFGEKDTEDVAPKETFTMAQTLRAWSVYGFILFFIIFSGPLVKPVNEFLRTHLVSSVHLPIYAEGKAFKFGWISNAGLMLFLGTFLGGLVQGVSAQKLIVVLARTVKNLGKTVITIMSLVSIASVMNYAGMILVIAEALANATGAYYPLFVPLIGAIGTFVTGSDTSSNILFGKLQANVAAKLNYADPNWLVGANTAGATGGKIISPQSIAIATASCNMPGRDGEILRSALPYAIGYIVLAGLMVYFAA; from the coding sequence ATGAACGTATTTCTTTCTATTCTCCCGATTTTGCTCTTGTTCGTGCTCATGCTCGGCATCAAAATGGCCGGACACAAGAGCGCCTTTATCACCCTTGTGGCCACGTTGCTCGTTGCTGTGTTCGCAGCGCCTGCACTCGGATTCGCTCCCGAGGGTTACACGCAGTTCGGTGTCTTTTGGGCCTTCATCGAGGGTCTACTGAAGGCCACCTTCCCCATTCTGATCATCATTTTGATGGCCATCTACAGCTACAACACGTTGCTCGAAAGTGGCGAGATCGAAGTGATCAAGAAGCAATTTACCTCTCTGACGAACGACCGTGGCATCATCGTGTTGCTCCTTGTTTGGGGCTTCGGTGGCTTGCTTGAAGGCATGGCCGGGTTCGGTACAGCCGTAGCGATTCCTGCCGCTATTCTGATCGGCCTCGGCTTCAAGCCCGGCTTCAGTGCTTTGGTGTCGTTGATCGCGAACAGCGTGCCGACGGGCTTTGGTGCCGTGGGTGTGCCTGTCATCACGTTGGCTAACGAGGTGGCTCCTTCTGGTGCAGCCACGCCGGATGCCATCTGCGACATCGCATCCAAGGTGGTCATCCAGCTCTCGCCGCTCATGCTGATCATCCCGTTCATTATCCTCACACTGACGGACAGCTCGCCGAAGAAGATCGTGAAGCACATCCTACTCTCCCTTTGGATCGGTGGTATCTCGCTCGTCGTGCAGTACCTCTGCGCACGCTATCTCGGAGCAGAAACGCCGGCTATCCTCGGTAGTGTGGCCGCCATCTTAGCGATCATCCTCTACGCACGCCTCTTTGGCGAAAAGGATACTGAAGACGTAGCACCGAAAGAGACGTTCACGATGGCACAGACCCTCCGCGCTTGGAGTGTGTACGGCTTCATCCTCTTCTTCATCATCTTCAGTGGCCCGCTGGTAAAGCCCGTCAACGAGTTCCTCCGCACGCACTTGGTCAGCAGTGTACACTTGCCGATTTATGCTGAGGGCAAAGCCTTCAAGTTTGGCTGGATCTCCAACGCCGGTCTGATGCTCTTCCTCGGCACGTTCCTCGGTGGACTGGTACAGGGTGTGTCCGCTCAGAAACTGATCGTCGTGTTGGCGCGTACGGTGAAGAACCTCGGGAAGACGGTGATCACGATCATGAGCCTTGTCTCCATTGCGTCGGTAATGAACTACGCCGGTATGATCCTCGTAATCGCCGAGGCCTTGGCCAATGCAACGGGAGCTTATTATCCGCTCTTCGTTCCGCTGATCGGTGCAATTGGTACGTTCGTTACGGGTAGCGATACCTCGTCGAACATCCTCTTCGGAAAGCTCCAAGCCAATGTGGCTGCCAAGTTGAACTACGCCGACCCGAACTGGTTGGTGGGTGCCAATACGGCCGGTGCCACCGGTGGTAAGATCATCTCGCCGCAAAGTATTGCCATCGCCACGGCCTCTTGCAACATGCCTGGACGTGACGGTGAGATCCTCCGAAGCGCCTTGCCTTACGCCATCGGATACATCGTCCTAGCTGGCTTGATGGTCTATTTTGCTGCATGA